From the Lolium rigidum isolate FL_2022 chromosome 2, APGP_CSIRO_Lrig_0.1, whole genome shotgun sequence genome, one window contains:
- the LOC124686816 gene encoding oxoglutarate dehydrogenase inhibitor-like, translating into MEAAAATSSPLLSLSGARRSPTLLRCSPASARPPPYRCSYYTGAERQLVYLARTSSRGLSLRCSAAAAGSTSTEGWLLEPAGDGDWKHIGYRVERRGPIEITSSDVVTVGRVPESADIVIPVATVSGVHARLEKKKDGSLVVTDMNSTNGTYINERKLVPGFPVAVNSGSLLIFGDIHLAMFRARKALFQVPAADETVEDNEQEVNNEVLASVTEETS; encoded by the exons ATGGAAGCGGCAGCCGCTACCTCTTCCCCCTTGCTGTCGCTCTCTGGCGCAAGGAGGTCGCCGACCCTTCTCCGCTGCTCCCCGGCGTCAGCTAGGCCTCCTCCCTACCGATGTAGCTACTACACCGGCGCAGAGCGGCAGCTAGTCTACCTCGCCAGAACAAGCAGCAGGGGCTTGTCTTTGAggtgctccgccgccgccgccggcagcacgTCGACGGAAGGATGGCTTCTCGAGCCCGCAG GTGACGGCGACTGGAAACACATCGGCTACCGCGTCGAGCGCCGCGGTCCGATCGAGATCACCTCTTCT GACGTGGTGACCGTGGGCAGGGTTCCAGAGAGCGCTGACATCGTCATCCCCGTCGCGACAGTTTCCGGCGTGCACGCTCGGCTGGAGAAGAAGAAAGATGGTAGCCTAGTGGTGACAGACATGAACAGCACCAACGGCACCTACATCAACGAGAGGAAGCTGGTGCCAGGGTTCCCCGTGGCCGTCAACTCCGGGAGCCTCCTAATCTTCG GTGACATTCACCTAGCAATGTTTCGTGCGAGAAAGGCGCTATTCCAAGTACCTGCCGCAGACGAGACAGTGGAAGATAACGAGCAGGAAGTCAACAATGAGGTACTAGCAAGCGTAACTGAAGAAACAAGCTAA